One region of Vespula vulgaris chromosome 9, iyVesVulg1.1, whole genome shotgun sequence genomic DNA includes:
- the LOC127066513 gene encoding probable serine incorporator isoform X5: MGLVCSTAQLACLCGSTACSFCCSQCPTCRNSTSTRIMYALLLMLGTVAACITMAPGLQDALKKVPFCANSTNYVPSSFTVDCESSVGYLAVYRICFILALYFFMMSMIMIRVRSSKDPRAPIQNGFWAIKYLLIIGGIIGAFFIPETSFGSTWMYFGMIGGFFFIIIQLILIVDFAHSWADAWVGNYEDTESKSWYAALMGATLLNYAIAVTGVVLLYVYFTHPYECALNKFFISFNLILCIIISIISILPSVQKHQPHSGLLQPSIVSLYVIYLTWSGVSNSPDRICNPGFLAIISNNTQNRVAFDKESIIGLIIWFSCVLYSSLRTASKSSKITMSENVLVKDNGAVEGRNGDTENGEAKVWDNEEETVAYNWSFFHLMFALATLYVMMTLTNWYEPNSNLETMNANVASMWVKIISSWLCITLYVWSLVAPILFPNREFS; encoded by the exons ATGGGTCTCGTTTGTTCCACAGCGCAG CTTGCCTGCCTGTGTGGCAGTACAGCTTGCAGTTTCTGTTGTTCTCAATGCCCTACTTGCCGTAACAGCACTAGTACTCGTATTATGTATGCTTTGTTATTAATGCTGGGTACTGTAGCTGCATGTATTACTATGGCACCTGGTTTACAAGATGCTCTTAAAaag GTTCCATTTTGTGCTAATAGCACAAATTATGTACCATCTTCATTTACTGTAGATTGTGAATCATCAGTTGGTTATTTAGCTGTATATAGAATATGCTTTATTCTTGCATTGTACTTTTTTATGATGTCTATGATTATGATAAGAGTTAGAAGTTCCAAAGATCCAAGGGCTCCTATACAAAATGG attttgGGCAATTAAATATCTTCTAATAATTGGTGGAATAATAGGGGCTTTCTTTATTCCTGAAACATCGTTTGGTTCAACCTGGATGTATTTTGGAATGATCGgaggtttcttttttattatcatacaattaattcttattgttGACTTTGCACATTCTTGGGCAGATGCCTGGGTAGGTAATTATGAGGATACTGAATCAAAAAGTTG GTATGCAGCACTTATGGGAGCTACTCTATTGAATTATGCTATTGCTGTCACTGGTGTAGTATtactttatgtatattttactcAT ccCTATGAGTGTGCACTGAacaaattctttatttcttttaatcttattttatgcATCATTATCAgcattatttctattcttccaAGTGTACAAAAACATCAGCCACATTCTGGTTTACTTCAACCATCTATAGTTTcattatatgttatttatttaacatggAGTGGAGTTTCTAATAGCCCAG ATCGCATTTGTAATCCTGGATTTTTGgcaataatttctaataatactCAAAATCGTGTTGCTTTTGACAAGGAAAGTATAATTGGTCTCATAATatggttcagttgtgttttatACAGTTCTCTACGTACAGCATCAAAATCATCCAAGATTACCATGTCTGAAAACGTTTTAGTTAAAGATAATGGAGCTg TAGAAGGTCGCAATGGTGATACAGAAAATGGTGAAGCTAAAGTATGGGACAATGAAGAAGAAACTGTAGCATATAATTGGAGCTTCTTCCACTTAATGTTTGCCCTTGCTACTTTATATGTGATGATGACTCTTACCAATTGGTACGA ACCAAATTCAAACTTGGAAACCATGAATGCTAATGTTGCATCAATGTgggtaaaaattatttcttcatgGTTATGTATAACCCTTTATGTTTGGTCTCTGGTAGCACCGATACTCTTCCCAAACAGagaattttcataa
- the LOC127066513 gene encoding probable serine incorporator isoform X4, translating into MGLVCSTAQLACLCGSTACSFCCSQCPTCRNSTSTRIMYALLLMLGTVAACITMAPGLQDALKKVPFCANSTNYVPSSFTVDCESSVGYLAVYRICFILALYFFMMSMIMIRVRSSKDPRAPIQNGFWAIKYLLIIGGIIGAFFIPETSFGSTWMYFGMIGGFFFIIIQLILIVDFAHSWADAWVGNYEDTESKSWYAALMGATLLNYAIAVTGVVLLYVYFTHPYECALNKFFISFNLILCIIISIISILPSVQKHQPHSGLLQPSIVSLYVIYLTWSGVSNSPDRICNPGFLAIISNNTQNRVAFDKESIIGLIIWFSCVLYSSLRTASKSSKITMSENVLVKDNGADYTAVEGRNGDTENGEAKVWDNEEETVAYNWSFFHLMFALATLYVMMTLTNWYEPNSNLETMNANVASMWVKIISSWLCITLYVWSLVAPILFPNREFS; encoded by the exons ATGGGTCTCGTTTGTTCCACAGCGCAG CTTGCCTGCCTGTGTGGCAGTACAGCTTGCAGTTTCTGTTGTTCTCAATGCCCTACTTGCCGTAACAGCACTAGTACTCGTATTATGTATGCTTTGTTATTAATGCTGGGTACTGTAGCTGCATGTATTACTATGGCACCTGGTTTACAAGATGCTCTTAAAaag GTTCCATTTTGTGCTAATAGCACAAATTATGTACCATCTTCATTTACTGTAGATTGTGAATCATCAGTTGGTTATTTAGCTGTATATAGAATATGCTTTATTCTTGCATTGTACTTTTTTATGATGTCTATGATTATGATAAGAGTTAGAAGTTCCAAAGATCCAAGGGCTCCTATACAAAATGG attttgGGCAATTAAATATCTTCTAATAATTGGTGGAATAATAGGGGCTTTCTTTATTCCTGAAACATCGTTTGGTTCAACCTGGATGTATTTTGGAATGATCGgaggtttcttttttattatcatacaattaattcttattgttGACTTTGCACATTCTTGGGCAGATGCCTGGGTAGGTAATTATGAGGATACTGAATCAAAAAGTTG GTATGCAGCACTTATGGGAGCTACTCTATTGAATTATGCTATTGCTGTCACTGGTGTAGTATtactttatgtatattttactcAT ccCTATGAGTGTGCACTGAacaaattctttatttcttttaatcttattttatgcATCATTATCAgcattatttctattcttccaAGTGTACAAAAACATCAGCCACATTCTGGTTTACTTCAACCATCTATAGTTTcattatatgttatttatttaacatggAGTGGAGTTTCTAATAGCCCAG ATCGCATTTGTAATCCTGGATTTTTGgcaataatttctaataatactCAAAATCGTGTTGCTTTTGACAAGGAAAGTATAATTGGTCTCATAATatggttcagttgtgttttatACAGTTCTCTACGTACAGCATCAAAATCATCCAAGATTACCATGTCTGAAAACGTTTTAGTTAAAGATAATGGAGCTg ACTATACTGCAGTAGAAGGTCGCAATGGTGATACAGAAAATGGTGAAGCTAAAGTATGGGACAATGAAGAAGAAACTGTAGCATATAATTGGAGCTTCTTCCACTTAATGTTTGCCCTTGCTACTTTATATGTGATGATGACTCTTACCAATTGGTACGA ACCAAATTCAAACTTGGAAACCATGAATGCTAATGTTGCATCAATGTgggtaaaaattatttcttcatgGTTATGTATAACCCTTTATGTTTGGTCTCTGGTAGCACCGATACTCTTCCCAAACAGagaattttcataa
- the LOC127066513 gene encoding probable serine incorporator isoform X1 produces MGLVCSTAQLACLCGSTACSFCCSQCPTCRNSTSTRIMYALLLMLGTVAACITMAPGLQDALKKVPFCANSTNYVPSSFTVDCESSVGYLAVYRICFILALYFFMMSMIMIRVRSSKDPRAPIQNGFWAIKYLLIIGGIIGAFFIPETSFGSTWMYFGMIGGFFFIIIQLILIVDFAHSWADAWVGNYEDTESKSWYAALMGATLLNYAIAVTGVVLLYVYFTHPYECALNKFFISFNLILCIIISIISILPSVQKHQPHSGLLQPSIVSLYVIYLTWSGVSNSPDRICNPGFLAIISNNTQNRVAFDKESIIGLIIWFSCVLYSSLRTASKSSKITMSENVLVKDNGAVRNGGDQYLIDNEDYTAVEGRNGDTENGEAKVWDNEEETVAYNWSFFHLMFALATLYVMMTLTNWYEPNSNLETMNANVASMWVKIISSWLCITLYVWSLVAPILFPNREFS; encoded by the exons ATGGGTCTCGTTTGTTCCACAGCGCAG CTTGCCTGCCTGTGTGGCAGTACAGCTTGCAGTTTCTGTTGTTCTCAATGCCCTACTTGCCGTAACAGCACTAGTACTCGTATTATGTATGCTTTGTTATTAATGCTGGGTACTGTAGCTGCATGTATTACTATGGCACCTGGTTTACAAGATGCTCTTAAAaag GTTCCATTTTGTGCTAATAGCACAAATTATGTACCATCTTCATTTACTGTAGATTGTGAATCATCAGTTGGTTATTTAGCTGTATATAGAATATGCTTTATTCTTGCATTGTACTTTTTTATGATGTCTATGATTATGATAAGAGTTAGAAGTTCCAAAGATCCAAGGGCTCCTATACAAAATGG attttgGGCAATTAAATATCTTCTAATAATTGGTGGAATAATAGGGGCTTTCTTTATTCCTGAAACATCGTTTGGTTCAACCTGGATGTATTTTGGAATGATCGgaggtttcttttttattatcatacaattaattcttattgttGACTTTGCACATTCTTGGGCAGATGCCTGGGTAGGTAATTATGAGGATACTGAATCAAAAAGTTG GTATGCAGCACTTATGGGAGCTACTCTATTGAATTATGCTATTGCTGTCACTGGTGTAGTATtactttatgtatattttactcAT ccCTATGAGTGTGCACTGAacaaattctttatttcttttaatcttattttatgcATCATTATCAgcattatttctattcttccaAGTGTACAAAAACATCAGCCACATTCTGGTTTACTTCAACCATCTATAGTTTcattatatgttatttatttaacatggAGTGGAGTTTCTAATAGCCCAG ATCGCATTTGTAATCCTGGATTTTTGgcaataatttctaataatactCAAAATCGTGTTGCTTTTGACAAGGAAAGTATAATTGGTCTCATAATatggttcagttgtgttttatACAGTTCTCTACGTACAGCATCAAAATCATCCAAGATTACCATGTCTGAAAACGTTTTAGTTAAAGATAATGGAGCTg TCAGGAATGGTGGAGACCAGTATCTTATCGACAATGAAG ACTATACTGCAGTAGAAGGTCGCAATGGTGATACAGAAAATGGTGAAGCTAAAGTATGGGACAATGAAGAAGAAACTGTAGCATATAATTGGAGCTTCTTCCACTTAATGTTTGCCCTTGCTACTTTATATGTGATGATGACTCTTACCAATTGGTACGA ACCAAATTCAAACTTGGAAACCATGAATGCTAATGTTGCATCAATGTgggtaaaaattatttcttcatgGTTATGTATAACCCTTTATGTTTGGTCTCTGGTAGCACCGATACTCTTCCCAAACAGagaattttcataa
- the LOC127066513 gene encoding serine incorporator 3 isoform X6: MGLVCSTAQLACLCGSTACSFCCSQCPTCRNSTSTRIMYALLLMLGTVAACITMAPGLQDALKKVPFCANSTNYVPSSFTVDCESSVGYLAVYRICFILALYFFMMSMIMIRVRSSKDPRAPIQNGFWAIKYLLIIGGIIGAFFIPETSFGSTWMYFGMIGGFFFIIIQLILIVDFAHSWADAWVGNYEDTESKSWYAALMGATLLNYAIAVTGVVLLYVYFTHPYECALNKFFISFNLILCIIISIISILPSVQKHQPHSGLLQPSIVSLYVIYLTWSGVSNSPDRICNPGFLAIISNNTQNRVAFDKESIIGLIIWFSCVLYSSLRTASKSSKITMSENVLVKDNGAEGRNGDTENGEAKVWDNEEETVAYNWSFFHLMFALATLYVMMTLTNWYEPNSNLETMNANVASMWVKIISSWLCITLYVWSLVAPILFPNREFS; this comes from the exons ATGGGTCTCGTTTGTTCCACAGCGCAG CTTGCCTGCCTGTGTGGCAGTACAGCTTGCAGTTTCTGTTGTTCTCAATGCCCTACTTGCCGTAACAGCACTAGTACTCGTATTATGTATGCTTTGTTATTAATGCTGGGTACTGTAGCTGCATGTATTACTATGGCACCTGGTTTACAAGATGCTCTTAAAaag GTTCCATTTTGTGCTAATAGCACAAATTATGTACCATCTTCATTTACTGTAGATTGTGAATCATCAGTTGGTTATTTAGCTGTATATAGAATATGCTTTATTCTTGCATTGTACTTTTTTATGATGTCTATGATTATGATAAGAGTTAGAAGTTCCAAAGATCCAAGGGCTCCTATACAAAATGG attttgGGCAATTAAATATCTTCTAATAATTGGTGGAATAATAGGGGCTTTCTTTATTCCTGAAACATCGTTTGGTTCAACCTGGATGTATTTTGGAATGATCGgaggtttcttttttattatcatacaattaattcttattgttGACTTTGCACATTCTTGGGCAGATGCCTGGGTAGGTAATTATGAGGATACTGAATCAAAAAGTTG GTATGCAGCACTTATGGGAGCTACTCTATTGAATTATGCTATTGCTGTCACTGGTGTAGTATtactttatgtatattttactcAT ccCTATGAGTGTGCACTGAacaaattctttatttcttttaatcttattttatgcATCATTATCAgcattatttctattcttccaAGTGTACAAAAACATCAGCCACATTCTGGTTTACTTCAACCATCTATAGTTTcattatatgttatttatttaacatggAGTGGAGTTTCTAATAGCCCAG ATCGCATTTGTAATCCTGGATTTTTGgcaataatttctaataatactCAAAATCGTGTTGCTTTTGACAAGGAAAGTATAATTGGTCTCATAATatggttcagttgtgttttatACAGTTCTCTACGTACAGCATCAAAATCATCCAAGATTACCATGTCTGAAAACGTTTTAGTTAAAGATAATGGAGCTg AAGGTCGCAATGGTGATACAGAAAATGGTGAAGCTAAAGTATGGGACAATGAAGAAGAAACTGTAGCATATAATTGGAGCTTCTTCCACTTAATGTTTGCCCTTGCTACTTTATATGTGATGATGACTCTTACCAATTGGTACGA ACCAAATTCAAACTTGGAAACCATGAATGCTAATGTTGCATCAATGTgggtaaaaattatttcttcatgGTTATGTATAACCCTTTATGTTTGGTCTCTGGTAGCACCGATACTCTTCCCAAACAGagaattttcataa
- the LOC127066513 gene encoding probable serine incorporator isoform X3: MGLVCSTAQLACLCGSTACSFCCSQCPTCRNSTSTRIMYALLLMLGTVAACITMAPGLQDALKKVPFCANSTNYVPSSFTVDCESSVGYLAVYRICFILALYFFMMSMIMIRVRSSKDPRAPIQNGFWAIKYLLIIGGIIGAFFIPETSFGSTWMYFGMIGGFFFIIIQLILIVDFAHSWADAWVGNYEDTESKSWYAALMGATLLNYAIAVTGVVLLYVYFTHPYECALNKFFISFNLILCIIISIISILPSVQKHQPHSGLLQPSIVSLYVIYLTWSGVSNSPDRICNPGFLAIISNNTQNRVAFDKESIIGLIIWFSCVLYSSLRTASKSSKITMSENVLVKDNGAVRNGGDQYLIDNEEGRNGDTENGEAKVWDNEEETVAYNWSFFHLMFALATLYVMMTLTNWYEPNSNLETMNANVASMWVKIISSWLCITLYVWSLVAPILFPNREFS, translated from the exons ATGGGTCTCGTTTGTTCCACAGCGCAG CTTGCCTGCCTGTGTGGCAGTACAGCTTGCAGTTTCTGTTGTTCTCAATGCCCTACTTGCCGTAACAGCACTAGTACTCGTATTATGTATGCTTTGTTATTAATGCTGGGTACTGTAGCTGCATGTATTACTATGGCACCTGGTTTACAAGATGCTCTTAAAaag GTTCCATTTTGTGCTAATAGCACAAATTATGTACCATCTTCATTTACTGTAGATTGTGAATCATCAGTTGGTTATTTAGCTGTATATAGAATATGCTTTATTCTTGCATTGTACTTTTTTATGATGTCTATGATTATGATAAGAGTTAGAAGTTCCAAAGATCCAAGGGCTCCTATACAAAATGG attttgGGCAATTAAATATCTTCTAATAATTGGTGGAATAATAGGGGCTTTCTTTATTCCTGAAACATCGTTTGGTTCAACCTGGATGTATTTTGGAATGATCGgaggtttcttttttattatcatacaattaattcttattgttGACTTTGCACATTCTTGGGCAGATGCCTGGGTAGGTAATTATGAGGATACTGAATCAAAAAGTTG GTATGCAGCACTTATGGGAGCTACTCTATTGAATTATGCTATTGCTGTCACTGGTGTAGTATtactttatgtatattttactcAT ccCTATGAGTGTGCACTGAacaaattctttatttcttttaatcttattttatgcATCATTATCAgcattatttctattcttccaAGTGTACAAAAACATCAGCCACATTCTGGTTTACTTCAACCATCTATAGTTTcattatatgttatttatttaacatggAGTGGAGTTTCTAATAGCCCAG ATCGCATTTGTAATCCTGGATTTTTGgcaataatttctaataatactCAAAATCGTGTTGCTTTTGACAAGGAAAGTATAATTGGTCTCATAATatggttcagttgtgttttatACAGTTCTCTACGTACAGCATCAAAATCATCCAAGATTACCATGTCTGAAAACGTTTTAGTTAAAGATAATGGAGCTg TCAGGAATGGTGGAGACCAGTATCTTATCGACAATGAAG AAGGTCGCAATGGTGATACAGAAAATGGTGAAGCTAAAGTATGGGACAATGAAGAAGAAACTGTAGCATATAATTGGAGCTTCTTCCACTTAATGTTTGCCCTTGCTACTTTATATGTGATGATGACTCTTACCAATTGGTACGA ACCAAATTCAAACTTGGAAACCATGAATGCTAATGTTGCATCAATGTgggtaaaaattatttcttcatgGTTATGTATAACCCTTTATGTTTGGTCTCTGGTAGCACCGATACTCTTCCCAAACAGagaattttcataa
- the LOC127066513 gene encoding probable serine incorporator isoform X2 — MGLVCSTAQLACLCGSTACSFCCSQCPTCRNSTSTRIMYALLLMLGTVAACITMAPGLQDALKKVPFCANSTNYVPSSFTVDCESSVGYLAVYRICFILALYFFMMSMIMIRVRSSKDPRAPIQNGFWAIKYLLIIGGIIGAFFIPETSFGSTWMYFGMIGGFFFIIIQLILIVDFAHSWADAWVGNYEDTESKSWYAALMGATLLNYAIAVTGVVLLYVYFTHPYECALNKFFISFNLILCIIISIISILPSVQKHQPHSGLLQPSIVSLYVIYLTWSGVSNSPDRICNPGFLAIISNNTQNRVAFDKESIIGLIIWFSCVLYSSLRTASKSSKITMSENVLVKDNGAVRNGGDQYLIDNEVEGRNGDTENGEAKVWDNEEETVAYNWSFFHLMFALATLYVMMTLTNWYEPNSNLETMNANVASMWVKIISSWLCITLYVWSLVAPILFPNREFS; from the exons ATGGGTCTCGTTTGTTCCACAGCGCAG CTTGCCTGCCTGTGTGGCAGTACAGCTTGCAGTTTCTGTTGTTCTCAATGCCCTACTTGCCGTAACAGCACTAGTACTCGTATTATGTATGCTTTGTTATTAATGCTGGGTACTGTAGCTGCATGTATTACTATGGCACCTGGTTTACAAGATGCTCTTAAAaag GTTCCATTTTGTGCTAATAGCACAAATTATGTACCATCTTCATTTACTGTAGATTGTGAATCATCAGTTGGTTATTTAGCTGTATATAGAATATGCTTTATTCTTGCATTGTACTTTTTTATGATGTCTATGATTATGATAAGAGTTAGAAGTTCCAAAGATCCAAGGGCTCCTATACAAAATGG attttgGGCAATTAAATATCTTCTAATAATTGGTGGAATAATAGGGGCTTTCTTTATTCCTGAAACATCGTTTGGTTCAACCTGGATGTATTTTGGAATGATCGgaggtttcttttttattatcatacaattaattcttattgttGACTTTGCACATTCTTGGGCAGATGCCTGGGTAGGTAATTATGAGGATACTGAATCAAAAAGTTG GTATGCAGCACTTATGGGAGCTACTCTATTGAATTATGCTATTGCTGTCACTGGTGTAGTATtactttatgtatattttactcAT ccCTATGAGTGTGCACTGAacaaattctttatttcttttaatcttattttatgcATCATTATCAgcattatttctattcttccaAGTGTACAAAAACATCAGCCACATTCTGGTTTACTTCAACCATCTATAGTTTcattatatgttatttatttaacatggAGTGGAGTTTCTAATAGCCCAG ATCGCATTTGTAATCCTGGATTTTTGgcaataatttctaataatactCAAAATCGTGTTGCTTTTGACAAGGAAAGTATAATTGGTCTCATAATatggttcagttgtgttttatACAGTTCTCTACGTACAGCATCAAAATCATCCAAGATTACCATGTCTGAAAACGTTTTAGTTAAAGATAATGGAGCTg TCAGGAATGGTGGAGACCAGTATCTTATCGACAATGAAG TAGAAGGTCGCAATGGTGATACAGAAAATGGTGAAGCTAAAGTATGGGACAATGAAGAAGAAACTGTAGCATATAATTGGAGCTTCTTCCACTTAATGTTTGCCCTTGCTACTTTATATGTGATGATGACTCTTACCAATTGGTACGA ACCAAATTCAAACTTGGAAACCATGAATGCTAATGTTGCATCAATGTgggtaaaaattatttcttcatgGTTATGTATAACCCTTTATGTTTGGTCTCTGGTAGCACCGATACTCTTCCCAAACAGagaattttcataa